The Desulfonatronum lacustre DSM 10312 region GAGTACGTGGAACTCAGCGACATTTACAACGGGCTGATCAAAGCGGCCTGCTTCGGTTTGATCCTCACCTTGGTGGGATGCTACAAGGGTTTTTACACCAGGGGCGGCGCCGAGGGCGTCGGTCGGGCCACCACCCAATCCGTAGTCCTCTCCTCCGTGTTGATCCTGACCTTCGACTACGTGCTCACCGCCCTCATGATGTAGCATGGCGACGAACCGATATGACACCGGAACCGATCATCGAACTGCGCCAAGTGCATAAAAGCTTCGGCCAGGAGCATGTCCTGCGCGGCCTGGACCTGGCCGTGTCCAAGGATTCGGTCAGCGTGATCATCGGACGGAGCGGCGGCGGCAAGAGCGTTTTGCTCAAGCACATCATCGGCCTGATGCGCCCGGACCAGGGCCAGGTAATCATCGACGGCCAGGACATCGCCCGAATGAGCGAACGGAAGATGGCCCCGATCCGTCGCAAGTTCGGCATGCTCTTCCAGGAATCCGCCTTGTTCGACTCCATGAACGTGGAGGATAACGTGGCGTTTCCGCTTCTGGAGCACACCAGCAAAAGCCGCCGGGAAATCCTGGACATCGTGGCTGACAAGCTGGCCGCCGTGGGCCTGAAGGACAAGGGTCACAAGCTCCCCTCGGAGCTTTCCGGCGGGATGCGCAAGCGGGTCGGACTGGCCCGGGCCCTGGCCCTGGATCCGAAAATCGTCCTTTTCGATGAACCCACGTCCGGCCTGGACCCGGTCATGGCCGCGGCCATCAACGAACTGATCGTACGCACCCAGTC contains the following coding sequences:
- a CDS encoding ABC transporter ATP-binding protein — translated: MTPEPIIELRQVHKSFGQEHVLRGLDLAVSKDSVSVIIGRSGGGKSVLLKHIIGLMRPDQGQVIIDGQDIARMSERKMAPIRRKFGMLFQESALFDSMNVEDNVAFPLLEHTSKSRREILDIVADKLAAVGLKDKGHKLPSELSGGMRKRVGLARALALDPKIVLFDEPTSGLDPVMAAAINELIVRTQSEFRATCVVISHDISAAMSTGHKLFMLFDGRIIAQGTPDQIRDWDDEVVQQFIHGRAQGPIKVV